GAGACCCGGCTGGTTTCGGCGCTCAGCGGGCCGTTCCAGTTCGTCGTCGGCGGCTTCTATCTCAACCGCCGCCGCGACGTGGACTATTTCTACCGCTCGAACCCGGCCTTCCTGGCGGCCCGCAACATCACCGGCCTGCCGGACCAATATTATCAGAAGCAATATACCCATTCGATCAGCGAGGAGATCGCGGGCTTCGGCGAACTGACCTACCGCTTCTCGGACCGGTTCTGGCTGACCGGCGGGATGCGCTATGGCCGCACCTCGGCGCAGGCCTTCACCGAAGCGGGCGGCTATCTCGCGACCGCAGCGGGCTTCAACTATTTCACCTATGCGCTGTACGGCATTCCGGTGAACTTCGTGCCCAGCACCTTCACGCCCTATGCCTATACGGCGGGCGTCAAGGCGACCGGATCGAAGCCGTCATGGAAAGCGAGCGCGACGTTCAAGCCGAGCAACTCGCTGACCACCTATGCGACCTTCTCGACCGGCTTCCGCGCGCCGATCGTCAATGCGTTTGCCGGACGGGCAAGCCTGGTCAATCCGGCCGACATCGTGATTCCCTATGGTGCGGAATCGGACGATCTGAAAAGCTATGAGCTGGGCGCCAAGGGTCGCTGGCTCGACGGGCGGGTGAACATCAACCTGGCCTTCTACCTGATCGACTGGAGCAACATCCAGGCGCAGGCCAACCGCGTTTCGGACTCGGTGCAGTTCGCCACCAATATCGGCGCGGCGCGCAGCAAGGGCTTCGAGATCGAGATGAGCGTGGTGCCGACCACCGGCCTGATGCTCGGCTTCAACGGATCGTACAACGACTCCAAGATCACCAAGCTCTCGCCGAGCGAAGCCGCGATCTCGGGTGCGGTGCTGGGCCATCGCCTGTCGGCGCCGCGCCTTCAGGGCTCGGCCTATGTCGCCTATACCTTCGGTCTGGGCGGCGATGCGCAGGGCACCTTCGCGATCAACGCCCAGCATGTCGGATCGTATAACAGCTCGTTCCCGAACACGCCGGGCAACCCAGCGCTGCGTCTGTCGACCTTCGGCAAGACCGACGAGTATAACAACGTCAATCTCAGCTTCGGCGTGAAGAAGGGCGACTGGTCGGGACAAATCTATGTCGAGAATGTCTTCGACGATCATTCGATCACCTATATCCATCCCGAGGCGTTCCTCGTCAGCCGCTTCGGCACGATGCGGCCGCGAACCTTCGGCATTCGTCTCGGTTACGGCCTCTAAGCGGTGACCGCCGCGCCGATCTCGCCCCCGGCCGCGCTTCAGGCGCAGCCGGGGAGCCGTGCCTGGTTCGTGCTGGGAATGCTGACCTTCGTCTATGTGCTCAATTTCCTCGACCGGCAGCTGATCGGCATCCTCGCCAAGCCGCTGCAGGATTCGTTGCAGGTGAGCGACGGTCAGCTCGGACTGATCGGCGGCCTGTATTTCGCGATGTTCTATTGCTTTATCGCGATCCCCGTGGGCTGGTTCGCCGACCGCACCAATCGCGTCGGCGTGCTCTCGCTCGCTTGCGCGATCTGGAGCGGGGCGACGGTCGCGTGCGGCATGGCGAGCAACTATACCCAGCTGGTCGTGGCGCGGATGATGGTCGGCTTCGGCGAAGCGGGCGGCGTGCCGCCTTCCTACGCGATCATTACCGACACCTATCCGCCGGGCAAGCGCGCCACGGCGCTGAGCATCTTCAATCTCGGGCCGGCGATCGGCGCTGCGGCGGGCGTGGCCTTCGGCGCGGCCATTGCCGACGCCTATGGATGGCGGATGCCCTTCATTGTCGTCGGCGCG
Above is a genomic segment from Sphingomonas sp. G-3-2-10 containing:
- a CDS encoding TonB-dependent receptor; the protein is MRAILLGSACAAALLAVAAPALAQDAPAAASQDHDDDGASNQEIIVTATRRAERLQDVPLSITAFSQKDLTEKGIVGFEGVARETPGVILNRPTQNFNNFTARGIATNGYNANLQSSVAVYIDELPVSTIGNTTVVDPNLFDVERVEFLRGPQGTLFGSGSLSGAMRILNKSPNLNEFDASGLVDIGLTGSDSLRQRYNVMVNVPLVNDKLGLRAVGFYRHEEGYLDNVGTGVHNSNTLVDYGGRAILMWQPTDRLSIRLLGSYENSDPKDSSLTSPSLGREKRISDQPDRFTGKQTVINGTIDYDFDFMKLTSSSTYSDFDQRFWVDLAGTFAPGSFPAAPIAFGLDANAYDKVFVQETRLVSALSGPFQFVVGGFYLNRRRDVDYFYRSNPAFLAARNITGLPDQYYQKQYTHSISEEIAGFGELTYRFSDRFWLTGGMRYGRTSAQAFTEAGGYLATAAGFNYFTYALYGIPVNFVPSTFTPYAYTAGVKATGSKPSWKASATFKPSNSLTTYATFSTGFRAPIVNAFAGRASLVNPADIVIPYGAESDDLKSYELGAKGRWLDGRVNINLAFYLIDWSNIQAQANRVSDSVQFATNIGAARSKGFEIEMSVVPTTGLMLGFNGSYNDSKITKLSPSEAAISGAVLGHRLSAPRLQGSAYVAYTFGLGGDAQGTFAINAQHVGSYNSSFPNTPGNPALRLSTFGKTDEYNNVNLSFGVKKGDWSGQIYVENVFDDHSITYIHPEAFLVSRFGTMRPRTFGIRLGYGL